The following coding sequences are from one Roseburia hominis A2-183 window:
- a CDS encoding ABC transporter ATP-binding protein, translating into MEPIIEFQNFSFKYRSQKEPTLKDINLAIYPGEKVLIVGPSGSGKSTLAHCINGLVPFSYAGDITGTYRIKGEDPAKLGIFGLSKSVGTVLQDTDGQFIGLTVAEDIAFALENDRVEYHEMRGRVDKAADAVDVKDLLDHAPGALSGGQKQRVSMAGVLVCDVDILLFDEPLANLDPATGKRTIALIDELQKAKGATILIIEHRLEDALYRDVDRIIVVGEGKIVADTTPDELLAANVLAEEGIREPLYITALKHAGCEIRPETHPAHVETMELSGYKEALCRWNEKVALPEKKPGDDVILSVENLAFSYDGRTPILTDIHMQVQKGEMLAIVGKNGAGKSTLSNLICGFLKPGQGRILFGGEDIADWSIKERGEKIGLVMQNPNQMISKPMIYDEVALGLAVRGVPEEEIKERVYATLKICGLYQFRNWPVSALSFGQKKRVTIASILVLHPQVLILDEPTAGQDYRHYTEIMEFLKKLNEEYGITIIMITHDMHLMLEYTNRAVVIADGRLLADTAPAAVLTDDAVADRAYLKKTSLYDLAVRCGIAEPTQFVERFIGYERQMRAAEREEEA; encoded by the coding sequence ATGGAACCGATCATAGAATTTCAGAATTTTTCTTTTAAATATCGTTCCCAGAAGGAACCGACGCTAAAGGACATCAATCTCGCAATTTATCCGGGGGAGAAGGTACTGATCGTCGGACCGTCCGGTTCCGGAAAGTCGACATTAGCGCACTGCATCAACGGGCTTGTGCCGTTTTCCTATGCCGGAGACATCACGGGGACTTACCGCATTAAGGGCGAGGATCCCGCAAAGCTTGGTATTTTTGGACTGTCGAAGTCTGTGGGTACGGTTTTGCAGGACACGGACGGTCAGTTCATCGGGCTTACGGTGGCGGAGGATATCGCATTTGCGCTGGAGAATGACAGAGTGGAATATCACGAGATGCGCGGGCGCGTGGACAAAGCGGCGGACGCTGTGGATGTAAAAGACCTGCTCGATCATGCACCAGGAGCATTGTCTGGTGGACAGAAGCAGCGCGTATCCATGGCGGGCGTGCTGGTCTGTGATGTGGATATCCTGTTGTTTGACGAGCCGCTTGCCAATCTGGACCCGGCGACGGGAAAGCGCACGATCGCTTTGATCGATGAGCTGCAGAAGGCAAAAGGGGCAACGATCCTGATTATTGAGCATCGTCTGGAAGATGCACTGTACCGGGATGTGGACCGCATCATCGTCGTCGGTGAGGGAAAGATCGTGGCGGATACGACGCCGGATGAACTTCTGGCAGCCAATGTACTGGCGGAGGAGGGAATCCGCGAGCCACTCTACATCACGGCGCTTAAGCATGCGGGATGCGAGATCCGTCCCGAGACGCATCCGGCGCATGTGGAGACGATGGAATTGTCCGGTTATAAGGAGGCGCTGTGCCGCTGGAACGAGAAGGTTGCACTGCCGGAGAAAAAACCGGGGGATGACGTCATCCTCTCGGTGGAGAATCTTGCTTTTTCCTATGACGGAAGAACGCCGATTCTAACCGACATCCATATGCAGGTACAAAAGGGCGAGATGCTGGCGATTGTTGGCAAGAACGGTGCCGGAAAGTCGACGCTCTCGAATCTCATCTGCGGCTTTTTAAAGCCCGGTCAGGGGCGGATTCTGTTTGGCGGCGAGGACATTGCAGACTGGTCGATCAAGGAGCGCGGCGAGAAGATCGGACTTGTCATGCAGAATCCGAATCAGATGATCAGCAAACCGATGATCTATGATGAGGTGGCGCTGGGACTTGCGGTGCGCGGCGTGCCCGAGGAGGAGATTAAGGAGCGGGTCTATGCAACCTTAAAGATCTGCGGCCTCTACCAGTTCCGCAACTGGCCGGTCTCCGCGTTAAGCTTCGGTCAGAAGAAGCGCGTGACGATCGCTTCGATCCTCGTGCTGCATCCGCAGGTGCTGATTTTGGACGAGCCGACGGCGGGACAGGACTACAGACATTATACGGAGATCATGGAGTTTTTAAAGAAGCTGAATGAGGAGTACGGCATTACGATCATCATGATCACACATGACATGCATCTCATGTTAGAGTATACGAACCGCGCGGTCGTGATTGCTGACGGCAGGCTTCTGGCAGATACCGCTCCGGCGGCGGTACTCACGGATGATGCGGTGGCGGATCGTGCCTATTTGAAGAAAACATCTCTCTACGATCTGGCGGTGCGCTGCGGCATTGCAGAGCCGACACAGTTCGTGGAGCGCTTTATCGGCTACGAGCGGCAGATGAGAGCGGCAGAAAGAGAGGAGGAAGCATAA
- a CDS encoding energy-coupling factor transporter transmembrane component T family protein has product MSRVLSYEEKDTWIHRLSGVTKLLFFLLWSITSMISYDTRVLLVMLVCSLIIFAMSKTKWKQVGTVFKFIMFFLVINLIAIFFFSPGQGTKIYGTETPIVHLFGHYTLTKEQLFYEFNVMVKYLTVIPAVFMFIVATNPSELAASLNRVGVSYKIGYSVAIALRYIPDVQDDFAKIKHAQEARGIEMSGKAKLGDRIKNVAAIIFPLVFSSMDRIDVVSNAMELRGFGKHKKRTWYMGKPLAAADYAVLIVTAAFSAVALMITFSNGSRFYNPFV; this is encoded by the coding sequence ATGTCGCGCGTATTATCATATGAAGAAAAAGACACATGGATTCACCGTCTGAGCGGGGTGACAAAGCTTTTGTTTTTCCTCCTGTGGTCGATCACCAGCATGATCTCCTACGATACGCGGGTGCTCTTGGTCATGCTTGTGTGCAGCCTGATTATTTTTGCCATGTCGAAGACGAAGTGGAAGCAGGTCGGTACGGTATTCAAGTTCATCATGTTTTTTCTGGTGATCAATCTCATCGCCATTTTCTTCTTTTCTCCGGGACAGGGGACGAAGATTTACGGAACGGAGACGCCGATAGTGCATCTGTTTGGACATTACACGTTGACAAAAGAGCAGCTGTTTTATGAGTTCAACGTGATGGTAAAATACCTGACGGTCATTCCAGCGGTGTTCATGTTTATCGTGGCAACGAATCCGAGCGAACTGGCCGCTTCTTTAAACCGTGTTGGTGTCAGCTACAAGATCGGTTACTCCGTGGCGATTGCGCTCCGGTATATTCCGGATGTGCAGGATGATTTTGCAAAAATCAAGCACGCCCAGGAGGCGAGGGGAATTGAGATGTCTGGCAAGGCGAAGCTCGGCGACCGCATCAAGAACGTGGCGGCGATCATTTTCCCGCTGGTATTCTCCAGCATGGACCGCATCGACGTGGTCAGCAATGCGATGGAGCTCCGTGGGTTCGGAAAGCACAAGAAGCGCACCTGGTATATGGGAAAGCCGCTGGCGGCGGCAGACTATGCGGTGCTGATTGTGACGGCGGCATTTTCCGCGGTGGCACTGATGATTACCTTCAGCAACGGAAGCCGTTTTTACAATCCGTTTGTGTA